From Polyangiaceae bacterium, one genomic window encodes:
- a CDS encoding transposase: MPRSRRITSQLSRRRWSDADARVVLAALEASGLSVNAFAAREGLDPQRLYYWRKRLDGDSALAVSPTFVEVPRHGPEPVEIALRSGRSLRVRESIDVATLRRFVAVLEEDAAC, translated from the coding sequence ATGCCCAGATCGCGCAGAATCACTTCTCAGCTCTCCCGCCGGCGCTGGAGCGACGCCGATGCCCGCGTCGTGCTCGCGGCGCTCGAAGCGTCGGGGCTGTCGGTCAACGCCTTCGCGGCCCGCGAGGGACTGGACCCGCAGCGGCTGTACTACTGGCGGAAGCGACTCGACGGCGACAGCGCGTTGGCCGTGTCGCCGACGTTCGTGGAAGTTCCGCGCCACGGACCCGAGCCCGTCGAGATCGCGCTCCGCTCCGGTCGGAGCCTGCGCGTTCGTGAGTCGATCGACGTGGCGACACTGCGCCGGTTCGTTGCCGTCCTCGAAGAGGACGCGGCTTGCTGA
- the tnpB gene encoding IS66 family insertion sequence element accessory protein TnpB codes for MLSLPPSVRLFVATQAIDGRKGADSLMVLVRDALRHDPLSGHLFVFFTRRCDRIRIVYWDRNGFAMWTKRLEKGRFRPPFSKDGELRASVMEAAELALIVEGIDLAGARRRPRWEPRRATPRAVAPALFLSSK; via the coding sequence TTGCTGAGCCTGCCTCCGAGCGTCCGGTTGTTCGTCGCGACGCAGGCAATCGACGGGCGCAAGGGTGCCGACAGTCTGATGGTGCTCGTGCGCGACGCGCTCCGGCATGACCCGCTCAGCGGGCACCTGTTCGTCTTCTTTACCAGGCGCTGCGACCGGATCCGCATCGTCTACTGGGATCGCAATGGATTCGCCATGTGGACGAAGCGTCTCGAAAAAGGACGATTTCGTCCGCCTTTTTCGAAGGATGGCGAGCTCCGCGCAAGCGTAATGGAGGCCGCCGAGCTCGCGCTGATCGTCGAGGGCATCGACCTGGCCGGTGCGCGCCGGCGTCCGCGCTGGGAGCCGCGACGCGCCACGCCGCGCGCGGTCGCGCCGGCACTTTTCCTGTCGAGCAAGTGA
- a CDS encoding IS66 family transposase produces the protein MSMKDTPTSPYVPDLDQLRAWIEQMVAAMRFVELVVAIIHLISRMRDINAELTKRVAQLTRERPRSETLERLERQLTLPGLDSTRSQAKKKKTDAREPKKSRRGVHPGRGALPAHLPRVQVKNPVPEDQRRCPICGGEMTVVGHSICERLTVIPARIIVEQRLDETLACPRDDAIVSAAPPPAIVERGKLGDALIIEATCDKYIEYLPIERQCRRWARAGIDLAPQTLGRSVAAHIDLLMPIARGITERTRAPGLLGTDATGIPILDPSTESGIRTGAIWAWTNARWVTFFYSPSGDSDSVRRFLGDDLCRTVQCDGTSVTTFIERAGGKRPGCWSHARRGFVEAARLGDAIAVDALHTIAPLFAIEKAATLAGDNAEARRKRRLEHSQPVLDRIRAFLDEHRATTPPKTPLGRALGYLHRQWNRLVLFVEDGNIELTNNRRERELRKLVLGRKNWLFAWDDIGGVRTAAILTIIATCITHDIDPRAYLHLVTRLIVEGWPQKRLRDLFPDRILAAHPELAVSETRSLAAAPAPDALLLAPRA, from the coding sequence ATGTCGATGAAGGACACACCGACCTCGCCGTACGTGCCGGATCTCGATCAGCTTCGAGCGTGGATCGAGCAGATGGTGGCGGCGATGCGGTTCGTCGAGCTGGTGGTGGCCATCATCCACCTGATCAGCCGCATGCGCGACATCAACGCCGAGCTCACCAAGCGCGTCGCACAGCTGACGCGCGAGCGTCCGCGTTCGGAGACGCTCGAGCGCCTCGAGCGGCAGCTCACGCTTCCGGGCCTCGATAGCACCAGGAGCCAAGCGAAGAAGAAGAAAACCGATGCCCGCGAGCCGAAGAAGAGCAGGCGCGGCGTCCACCCGGGACGCGGCGCGCTGCCCGCGCATCTGCCGCGCGTGCAGGTAAAAAACCCGGTCCCCGAAGACCAGCGGCGCTGTCCCATCTGCGGCGGGGAAATGACCGTCGTCGGCCACTCCATCTGCGAGCGGCTCACCGTCATCCCGGCGCGCATCATCGTCGAGCAACGACTCGACGAGACCCTCGCCTGCCCGAGGGACGACGCGATCGTCTCGGCCGCTCCGCCGCCGGCCATCGTCGAGCGCGGCAAGCTGGGCGATGCGCTCATCATCGAGGCCACGTGCGACAAGTACATCGAGTACCTACCCATCGAGCGGCAGTGCCGCCGCTGGGCGCGCGCCGGCATCGATCTGGCTCCGCAGACGCTCGGCCGCAGCGTCGCCGCCCACATCGATCTGCTCATGCCCATCGCGCGCGGCATCACCGAGCGCACCCGCGCGCCCGGACTGCTCGGCACCGATGCCACCGGCATCCCCATCCTCGATCCCTCGACGGAAAGCGGGATCCGCACGGGCGCGATCTGGGCCTGGACCAACGCGCGCTGGGTTACGTTCTTCTACTCGCCGAGCGGCGATTCCGACAGCGTCCGCCGCTTCCTCGGCGACGATCTGTGTCGCACGGTCCAGTGCGATGGCACGAGCGTCACGACTTTCATCGAGCGCGCGGGTGGCAAGCGGCCTGGATGCTGGAGTCACGCGCGGCGTGGCTTCGTCGAGGCGGCGCGTCTCGGCGACGCGATCGCAGTCGACGCCCTGCACACCATCGCGCCGCTCTTCGCGATCGAGAAAGCCGCGACGCTTGCCGGCGACAACGCCGAGGCACGGCGGAAACGCCGGCTCGAGCACAGCCAGCCCGTGCTCGACAGGATCCGCGCATTCCTGGACGAGCATCGCGCCACAACGCCGCCGAAGACACCGCTCGGTCGAGCGCTCGGCTACCTGCACAGGCAGTGGAACCGTCTCGTCCTCTTCGTCGAGGACGGCAACATCGAGCTCACCAACAACCGCCGCGAGCGTGAGCTCAGAAAGCTTGTTCTCGGAAGGAAAAATTGGCTCTTCGCCTGGGACGACATCGGCGGCGTGCGCACCGCAGCGATCCTTACCATCATCGCCACGTGCATCACGCACGACATCGACCCGCGTGCCTACCTCCATCTCGTCACCCGGCTCATCGTCGAAGGCTGGCCACAGAAACGGCTGCGCGATCTCTTCCCCGACCGGATCCTCGCTGCACATCCCGAGCTCGCCGTCAGCGAAACGCGCAG